The following proteins come from a genomic window of bacterium:
- a CDS encoding tetratricopeptide repeat protein gives MKENLFKALVIIVMFCILVFIVAGGIYAYLIYTRNVTEIQGELKQMVSELEEKEKELRKEKEVRALTEGKHQQLESIAGEHKDTIDKLKQKTGELEKLNEDLLRRSAELDRMMAEKQDEVYTLDEKNKTESAQNKEIVARLQSQSKLLKEQKEELSIKLDGMEAEIGRLRKNNDGLSLELGQMKNLVLELESDKNVKNIREIKKELKEKEERLREEIRKNEKLISETEGRTKDLARPDRKRRPAKSEKSGTETAQEIPESAKTEDAKFYYNTALGCQQTGDYKEALNNYEKALELDPLDPDIHYNIAILYDENLGENSKAVYHYRKYLELNPGAEDKSTVIHWIDEAERESNWGKNLQKFDFFKK, from the coding sequence ATGAAAGAAAACCTGTTTAAAGCTTTAGTGATAATAGTTATGTTTTGCATACTGGTTTTCATTGTCGCGGGCGGGATTTATGCCTATCTTATATATACCCGCAATGTGACTGAAATTCAGGGCGAGCTGAAACAGATGGTCTCCGAACTGGAGGAAAAAGAGAAAGAGCTCCGGAAAGAGAAAGAGGTAAGGGCTCTTACGGAGGGAAAGCACCAGCAGCTGGAAAGTATTGCAGGGGAACACAAGGACACCATAGATAAACTAAAGCAGAAAACAGGAGAGCTCGAAAAGCTTAACGAGGACCTCCTAAGGAGAAGTGCCGAGCTTGACAGGATGATGGCCGAAAAACAGGACGAAGTTTACACTCTTGACGAAAAAAACAAAACCGAATCAGCGCAGAACAAAGAGATCGTTGCCCGGCTTCAATCCCAGAGCAAACTGCTGAAAGAGCAGAAAGAAGAACTCTCGATAAAGCTTGACGGGATGGAGGCGGAAATAGGCCGCCTGCGCAAGAATAACGACGGACTTAGCCTTGAATTGGGACAGATGAAAAATCTTGTTTTGGAACTTGAGAGCGATAAAAATGTCAAAAACATAAGGGAGATCAAGAAGGAGCTTAAAGAGAAAGAAGAAAGACTTAGGGAAGAAATAAGGAAGAATGAAAAACTTATTTCCGAAACAGAAGGAAGAACAAAAGATTTGGCAAGGCCGGACAGAAAAAGAAGGCCGGCAAAATCGGAAAAATCCGGGACTGAAACGGCGCAGGAAATCCCGGAGAGCGCAAAAACAGAAGATGCTAAATTCTACTATAATACAGCTTTAGGGTGCCAGCAGACAGGTGATTACAAGGAAGCTCTTAACAATTACGAAAAAGCCCTCGAACTCGATCCTCTTGATCCCGATATCCACTATAACATTGCAATCCTTTACGATGAGAACCTGGGGGAAAACAGCAAGGCGGTTTACCATTACAGGAAGTATCTTGAGCTGAACCCCGGGGCCGAAGATAAGAGTACCGTGATTCACTGGATTGATGAGGCCGAAAGGGAATCGAACTGGGGAAAAAACCTCCAGAAATTTGATTTTTTCAAAAAATAA
- a CDS encoding AAA family ATPase: MSYYKVLGLQKEPFSTSPDPAFFFESMEHKTALTNILIEIRLKRGLSVILGDVGTGKTTLSRKLFQMFGNRENIDFFMILDPTYETEFLFLMSLVKTFGLELKVKDPTILDLREEIKRFLFQKGVNEKKTVVLLIDEVQKLNSMSLEVLRILLNYETNEFKLLQLVLLGQMEFLPRLVETRNLVDRVSLKYTLGPLNEEETRQMIEFRIARAGYQSGEKLFSDKAYREIHKYTKGYPRRISMLCHKALKNIVMENKLFVDEKTIQNIINSEVKLGWQKEDQLLKNNY; encoded by the coding sequence GTGAGCTATTATAAGGTATTGGGATTACAGAAAGAACCTTTTTCAACAAGTCCGGACCCGGCGTTTTTCTTTGAGTCCATGGAGCACAAGACCGCTCTTACAAATATTCTGATTGAGATCCGGTTAAAACGGGGGCTGAGTGTGATACTGGGCGATGTGGGGACAGGAAAAACGACACTGAGCAGGAAGCTTTTCCAGATGTTCGGAAACAGGGAAAATATAGACTTTTTTATGATACTTGACCCCACATATGAAACCGAGTTTCTGTTTTTGATGTCGCTGGTAAAAACGTTCGGGCTGGAACTCAAAGTAAAAGACCCGACTATCCTCGACCTGAGAGAGGAAATAAAGAGATTCCTTTTCCAGAAAGGGGTCAATGAAAAGAAGACAGTGGTGCTTCTTATAGATGAAGTCCAGAAGCTGAATTCAATGTCTCTGGAAGTATTAAGGATACTGTTAAATTATGAGACAAACGAGTTCAAGCTTCTCCAGCTGGTCCTCCTGGGCCAGATGGAATTCCTGCCGCGGCTGGTTGAGACCAGGAACCTTGTAGACAGGGTAAGCTTGAAGTACACGCTGGGGCCTCTGAACGAGGAAGAGACCCGCCAGATGATAGAATTCAGGATTGCCAGGGCAGGATATCAGTCCGGCGAAAAATTATTTTCGGACAAAGCCTATAGGGAGATCCATAAATACACAAAAGGTTATCCGAGGCGGATATCAATGCTGTGCCACAAGGCGCTTAAGAATATTGTAATGGAAAACAAACTTTTTGTAGATGAGAAAACCATACAGAATATAATAAATTCAGAGGTCAAGTTAGGATGGCAAAAAGAAGACCAACTCCTGAAGAACAATTATTAG